The Bacteroidetes bacterium SB0662_bin_6 genomic interval AGCGTAACGTCTCGTGCGCACTGCCTTCGCTCTTCTCGCCGTCGCAGCCGCCTTGTGGCCTTCCTGCATCCTTGCCCAGGAATGGGGCATGGTATCCGGGCACGTCCTGTCCGCAGAGGAGAATTTTCCTGTACCTAACGTCAGCATCCTCGTAAGCGATACCGAATTCGGCACCGCGAGCAAGGAGGACGGGACCTACACGCTCCGCCTGCCCTCGGGCGAGCACCTGTTGCAGTTCTCGGCAGTGGGGTTCGAGACGGCGCAGCACCGCATAGCAGTTCAGCCCGGCGAAACGACGGTCCTGAATGTTCGCCTCGATGTGTCGGTCGTACAGATGCAGGATGTCGTGGTGGAAGACGAGTTGTTCTTCCCCGAACCCGGGGTGTATGCACTGGAGCCCGAAGTCGCCCGCAACCTGCCCTCTCCTTTCAAGGGGTTCCAGGCGCTGAGCGTACTCCCGGGCGTCGCCGCCAACAACGAACTCTCCAACCAGTACTCGGTACACGGCGGGGGCTTTCACGAAAACCTTATTTTCGTCAACGGCTTCGAGGTTTACATGCCGTTGCGTCCGAGGCAGGGGGAGCAGGAGGGGCTCGGCCTGCTTAACCCGGAGTTGGCGGACCGGCTCGTGCTGTACACGGGGGGATTTCCGGCGAAGTACGGGGGGAAACTGTCGTCCGTGCTGGAAACCAGCTACCACCGCCCGGACGGCGAATCCATGCGCGGGTCCGCGACGGCCTCCCTTCTCGATGCAGGCCTCTCGCACCGGGGCGCGGTTGCGGGGGGGCGTTTCGGGTGGAATGCCGGTTTCCGAAAAGCGCGCGCCCGCCACTTCTTCCGCACGCAAGAAAAAAAGGGGGATTATCGCCCCGACTACACGGATGTGCAGGGGCTGGCGACCTGGCGCTTCGCACCGGGACATGAAATCGAAGCGCTGGGTATTTACGCCAACCACGTATTCCGCTTCGACCCGGAGAGCCGCAAGACCTATTTCGGCATTGTGAGCGCCGACCCCAACAGGCCGTCGGACCTGCGTTCCTTCTGGACCCGCTATGAGGGCGACGAAAACGACGGATATAAAACGCGGTTCGCCGGCGTGCGCCTGATCAACCGGGTCAGTGCTTCCTGGTCCGTGGAACACGACGCGGCCTACTTCAGCATTTCGGAGACGGAACGCTTCGATATCCAGGGGGCTTCCATCGTGTTTCGCGTCAATCCGAATAGCGACCCCGCTACCGGTGCGGGGCACATTCCCACCGGCAACGTCACCGAAGAGGAATTTGCCGATAATCTCATAGAAAGCGCCGCATGGACCGGACAGGGCCGGTACCGGTTCCAGGCCAGCCGGCATGTCATGGAGGCGGGCTGGAGCGTGCGCGCCTTTTCTTTTTCCGACCGCATCGACGAGCACTCCATTCTGTACGGCAGGAACACGAGCGGCGAATCCGTTCGCATCGAAGCGAACCGCCTCTCCGACGAAGCCACGCTTTCCGCATGGAAAACCGGCGTGTACCTGCAGGACACGATCCAGCGGGGTGGGTTGCTCGTCACGGGCGGCATGCGGGCGGACCGGTTCTCTTTCAACGGCGCATGGACGGTCGCCCCCAGAATCTCGGCGCGGTACGTCGTCAGCGAGCGCATCACGACTTCCGGCTCGTGGGGCTACTACCACCAGACCCCGACCTACCGCGAATTCCGCGGCAAACCCGTGCCGGGCGAAACGATTCTTGGGGCCCTCAATCGGGATATCCGGTCCCAGCGGTCGGTACAGTATGTGTTGGGCGGGGAATATTTCCTGCCTTCGAGGCGGCTGTACGTACGCGCTACGGCTTTTTACAAGGATATGGACCGCCTCATATCGTACGACGTGCGGAACGTGCGCCTCCTGTATTCCGGGGAAAACGACGCGGAGGGAGAGGCGTTCGGGCTGGATGTGCATCTGTACGGCGAACTCGTACCTGGGCTCGAAAGCCGGCTGAATTACGCGTACCTGAATGCCGTCGAGACTTTTCTGCCGGAGTACCGGTCGGAGGTGCTGGAAGGAACGATCCCGCGCCCCTCGGACCAGCGTCACACCATTTCGCTCTTTGTGCAGGATTATATCCCGGGGGATGACACATGGAGAGTGCATCTGCGCGGCCTCTTCGGGAGCGGCTTCCCGTACACGCCGCCCGTTCCCGACCGTCAGATAGGCAGATTCGTGATTCAGGTGCCCGGCGAAAGAAATTCGGCCCGCTATCCCCCGTACCGGCGCGTGGATCTCGGCCTGACGAAAATCGTGGGCGTCGGGGCCGGAATGCACCTGGAATTGACCGCGGAACTGCTCAATGCGTTCAATATGACGAACACGGTCACGTATACCTGGACGCCCGACAATGCCGGTATCTGGGAGCGGATTCCCACGCGCCTGACCCCCCGCACCTTCAACGTCCGGTTCCGCCTGGAGTGGTGAGCGGACATTTCAAAAACTCCTATAACCGGGGTCCGGGCCAGCCCCAGACATTTCAAAAACTTCTACACCCCGCCCGCAGGGAACAGACGACCCCCTTGCCGTTAAAAATGTTGTTCGTGTCCGTAAAGGGACGCGGATATCGCGCACCTGGTGCGGATGCATATAAGAACCTGACAAGGATATCTTCAGGGAGTTAGTCTTCACATTCGGACGGCAGGCCCACCCTCCTTGTGCAAACAAGCGAGGTCCTTTCTCCGGAAAGGCAGGGACGATCGAAAGAATGCGAGCGACTCCCGCTCATGTAAGGTAGAGGTTCTTCTATCCACCGCTCGGGAGCGCGCCCTTTTCGGGAGCCGCCCCGGCGCCGATTTCGGGCGCTTCGTTGCGCCTGACCGGGCCGGGGCGTTTCTTTATATCAACGACAGGGTGTGCATACGCCCCTGTTTATCGCGGCCGCTGCCGCGGCCGGCGTCGATTCGTACGTAAAACAGATTCTCATGTCCGGCGTCATTGGACAAATTCTGGTCCTTTTCGGCTTTGTAGTCTGCGCGCTTGCGGGCTACGCCTATCTTCAGGCCGCGCGCACCGGCAATTCGGAATGGCGGTGGATCGGACGGGCTGCCTGGGGCGCCATGACCGCAAGCCTTGCGGCGGCGGCAGTGATCCTGATGGTCCTGCTTCTGACACACCAGTTCCAGTATTCCTACGTCTATCAGCAAACGTCCCGCGCGCTGCCGACCCATTTTCTGGTTTCCTCTTTCTGGGCCGGTCAGGAAGGATCGTTTCTGCTCTGGATCCTCCTGATGAGCGCCCTCGGGCTGGTCCTGATGCGCACGAAACGCGCGTGGGAAGCTCCGGTCATGGCGATCGTAGCGGGGTCGCAGTGGTTCCTTATTTCCATGATCTCAGGGCTGCAACTGGGGCCGCTGCGCATCGGCGCCTCGCCCTTCGCCACACTTGCCGAGAAATTCCCGGACGCCCCCATGCTGCAGATCCCCGGTTTCATACCGGCGGACGGGTCCGGGCTCAACGACCTGCTCCAGAATTACTGGATGGTCATTCACCCCCCTACGCTTTTTCTGGGGTTCACCCTGATG includes:
- a CDS encoding TonB-dependent receptor; the encoded protein is MVSGHVLSAEENFPVPNVSILVSDTEFGTASKEDGTYTLRLPSGEHLLQFSAVGFETAQHRIAVQPGETTVLNVRLDVSVVQMQDVVVEDELFFPEPGVYALEPEVARNLPSPFKGFQALSVLPGVAANNELSNQYSVHGGGFHENLIFVNGFEVYMPLRPRQGEQEGLGLLNPELADRLVLYTGGFPAKYGGKLSSVLETSYHRPDGESMRGSATASLLDAGLSHRGAVAGGRFGWNAGFRKARARHFFRTQEKKGDYRPDYTDVQGLATWRFAPGHEIEALGIYANHVFRFDPESRKTYFGIVSADPNRPSDLRSFWTRYEGDENDGYKTRFAGVRLINRVSASWSVEHDAAYFSISETERFDIQGASIVFRVNPNSDPATGAGHIPTGNVTEEEFADNLIESAAWTGQGRYRFQASRHVMEAGWSVRAFSFSDRIDEHSILYGRNTSGESVRIEANRLSDEATLSAWKTGVYLQDTIQRGGLLVTGGMRADRFSFNGAWTVAPRISARYVVSERITTSGSWGYYHQTPTYREFRGKPVPGETILGALNRDIRSQRSVQYVLGGEYFLPSRRLYVRATAFYKDMDRLISYDVRNVRLLYSGENDAEGEAFGLDVHLYGELVPGLESRLNYAYLNAVETFLPEYRSEVLEGTIPRPSDQRHTISLFVQDYIPGDDTWRVHLRGLFGSGFPYTPPVPDRQIGRFVIQVPGERNSARYPPYRRVDLGLTKIVGVGAGMHLELTAELLNAFNMTNTVTYTWTPDNAGIWERIPTRLTPRTFNVRFRLEW